A genomic stretch from Sebastes fasciatus isolate fSebFas1 chromosome 23, fSebFas1.pri, whole genome shotgun sequence includes:
- the ifrd1 gene encoding interferon-related developmental regulator 1 isoform X2 — translation MPRTKKKNRGQHGNVQPFSDEDVSIETLSHCSSFSDTASVADEGGEASEDAAQDDFQYKLKGFIDSTVDKSAKTRQGALDGLKTAMATRILYEFISERRMTITDSIERCLKKGKGEEQRAAASLACLLCIQLGSGIESEEVFKTLKPIFKNILADGSANIQARQAVATSLGLCTLVAEDDILDVHATMECFENLFTRSYARMDGTCPLINPQTSQLHTNALLSWALLLTICTANQLKDILRKHLPKLPRLLESEDVNMRIAAGETIALLFELARDLDAEFEFDDWDQLCDKLNALATDCNKHRAKTDKRKQRSVFRDVLKAVEEGDFQSEAIRFGTERMTIDSWVRKRTYDAFREFVGSGMNYHLQANEFIRDVFELGPPMLVDSATIKAMKIPRFERHLHNSAAFKARTKARNKFRDKRVDVGEF, via the exons ATGCCGAGGACCAAGAAGAAGAATA GAGGGCAGCATGGAAATGTGCAGCCTTTCAGTGATGAGGATGTCTCCATTGAGACCCTCAGTCATTGCAGCAGCTTCAGTGACACCGCCAGTGTCGCAGATGAAG GTGGAGAGGCCAGTGAGGATGCAGCCCAGGATGATTTCCAGTACAAGCTGAAGGGCTTCATCGACAGCACTGTTGATAAGAG TGCTAAGACCAGACAAGGGGCGCTGGATGGGCTTAAGACGGCAATGGCCACACGGATCCTGTATGAGTTCATCTCGGAGAGAAGGATGACCATCACAGACAGCATCGAACGCTGCCTCAAGAAAG GCAAAGGCGAGGAGCAGCGGGCGGCAGCTTCTTTAGCCTGCCTGCTGTGCATCCAGCTGGGCTCGGGCATCGAGAGCGAGGAGGTGTTCAAGACCCTGAAACCAATCTTCAAAAACATTCTGGCAGACGGATCAGCCAACATACAAGCCAGGCAGGCT GTTGCGACAAGTCTGGGTCTGTGTACTTTAGTTGCAGAAGATGACATTTTG GACGTGCATGCCACCATGGAATGCTTTGAGAACCTGTTCACCCGGTCCTACGCGAGGATGGATGGTACCTGTCCTTTGATCAATCCCCAGACGAGCCAGCTCCACACCAACGCCCTGCTGTCCTGGGCTCTGCTGCTCACCATCTGCACTGCCAACCAGCTCAAAGACATCCTGCGCAA acACCTGCCAAAACTGCCAAGATTGCTGGAAAGTGAGGATGTCAACATGAGGATTGCTGCAGGGGAGACCATTGCGCTGCTTTTTGAGTTGGCCAGAGACCTGGACGCT GAGTTTGAGTTTGATGACTGGGACCAACTGTGTGACAAACTGAACGCGTTAGCCACGGACTGTAACAAGCACAGAGCCAAGACCGACAAGAGGAAGCAGCGGTCGGTGTTTAGGGACGTACTGAAAGCTGTTGAG GAGGGCGACTTCCAGTCTGAGGCCATTCGCTTCGGGACTGAGCGCATGACCATTGACAGCTGGGTCCGAAAGAGGACATATGATGCCTTCAGGGAGTTTGTGGGCTCTGGGATGAACTACCACCTACAG GCCAATGAATTCATCAGAGACGTGTTTGAACTGGGACCACCTATGCTGGTTGATTCAGCCACAATAAAGGCCATGAAAATCCCTCGCTTTGAAAGG cATCTCCACAACTCTGCTGCATTCAAGGCTCGGACCAAGGCCAGAAACAAGTTCAGGGACAAGAGGGTGGATGTGGGAgaattttaa
- the ifrd1 gene encoding interferon-related developmental regulator 1 isoform X1, with the protein MPRTKKKNSSSKGGQHGNVQPFSDEDVSIETLSHCSSFSDTASVADEGGEASEDAAQDDFQYKLKGFIDSTVDKSAKTRQGALDGLKTAMATRILYEFISERRMTITDSIERCLKKGKGEEQRAAASLACLLCIQLGSGIESEEVFKTLKPIFKNILADGSANIQARQAVATSLGLCTLVAEDDILDVHATMECFENLFTRSYARMDGTCPLINPQTSQLHTNALLSWALLLTICTANQLKDILRKHLPKLPRLLESEDVNMRIAAGETIALLFELARDLDAEFEFDDWDQLCDKLNALATDCNKHRAKTDKRKQRSVFRDVLKAVEEGDFQSEAIRFGTERMTIDSWVRKRTYDAFREFVGSGMNYHLQANEFIRDVFELGPPMLVDSATIKAMKIPRFERHLHNSAAFKARTKARNKFRDKRVDVGEF; encoded by the exons ATGCCGAGGACCAAGAAGAAGAATAGCAGCAGCAAGG GAGGGCAGCATGGAAATGTGCAGCCTTTCAGTGATGAGGATGTCTCCATTGAGACCCTCAGTCATTGCAGCAGCTTCAGTGACACCGCCAGTGTCGCAGATGAAG GTGGAGAGGCCAGTGAGGATGCAGCCCAGGATGATTTCCAGTACAAGCTGAAGGGCTTCATCGACAGCACTGTTGATAAGAG TGCTAAGACCAGACAAGGGGCGCTGGATGGGCTTAAGACGGCAATGGCCACACGGATCCTGTATGAGTTCATCTCGGAGAGAAGGATGACCATCACAGACAGCATCGAACGCTGCCTCAAGAAAG GCAAAGGCGAGGAGCAGCGGGCGGCAGCTTCTTTAGCCTGCCTGCTGTGCATCCAGCTGGGCTCGGGCATCGAGAGCGAGGAGGTGTTCAAGACCCTGAAACCAATCTTCAAAAACATTCTGGCAGACGGATCAGCCAACATACAAGCCAGGCAGGCT GTTGCGACAAGTCTGGGTCTGTGTACTTTAGTTGCAGAAGATGACATTTTG GACGTGCATGCCACCATGGAATGCTTTGAGAACCTGTTCACCCGGTCCTACGCGAGGATGGATGGTACCTGTCCTTTGATCAATCCCCAGACGAGCCAGCTCCACACCAACGCCCTGCTGTCCTGGGCTCTGCTGCTCACCATCTGCACTGCCAACCAGCTCAAAGACATCCTGCGCAA acACCTGCCAAAACTGCCAAGATTGCTGGAAAGTGAGGATGTCAACATGAGGATTGCTGCAGGGGAGACCATTGCGCTGCTTTTTGAGTTGGCCAGAGACCTGGACGCT GAGTTTGAGTTTGATGACTGGGACCAACTGTGTGACAAACTGAACGCGTTAGCCACGGACTGTAACAAGCACAGAGCCAAGACCGACAAGAGGAAGCAGCGGTCGGTGTTTAGGGACGTACTGAAAGCTGTTGAG GAGGGCGACTTCCAGTCTGAGGCCATTCGCTTCGGGACTGAGCGCATGACCATTGACAGCTGGGTCCGAAAGAGGACATATGATGCCTTCAGGGAGTTTGTGGGCTCTGGGATGAACTACCACCTACAG GCCAATGAATTCATCAGAGACGTGTTTGAACTGGGACCACCTATGCTGGTTGATTCAGCCACAATAAAGGCCATGAAAATCCCTCGCTTTGAAAGG cATCTCCACAACTCTGCTGCATTCAAGGCTCGGACCAAGGCCAGAAACAAGTTCAGGGACAAGAGGGTGGATGTGGGAgaattttaa
- the ifrd1 gene encoding interferon-related developmental regulator 1 isoform X3 has product MKVQQGGQHGNVQPFSDEDVSIETLSHCSSFSDTASVADEGGEASEDAAQDDFQYKLKGFIDSTVDKSAKTRQGALDGLKTAMATRILYEFISERRMTITDSIERCLKKGKGEEQRAAASLACLLCIQLGSGIESEEVFKTLKPIFKNILADGSANIQARQAVATSLGLCTLVAEDDILDVHATMECFENLFTRSYARMDGTCPLINPQTSQLHTNALLSWALLLTICTANQLKDILRKHLPKLPRLLESEDVNMRIAAGETIALLFELARDLDAEFEFDDWDQLCDKLNALATDCNKHRAKTDKRKQRSVFRDVLKAVEEGDFQSEAIRFGTERMTIDSWVRKRTYDAFREFVGSGMNYHLQANEFIRDVFELGPPMLVDSATIKAMKIPRFERHLHNSAAFKARTKARNKFRDKRVDVGEF; this is encoded by the exons ATGAAAGTACAGCAGG GAGGGCAGCATGGAAATGTGCAGCCTTTCAGTGATGAGGATGTCTCCATTGAGACCCTCAGTCATTGCAGCAGCTTCAGTGACACCGCCAGTGTCGCAGATGAAG GTGGAGAGGCCAGTGAGGATGCAGCCCAGGATGATTTCCAGTACAAGCTGAAGGGCTTCATCGACAGCACTGTTGATAAGAG TGCTAAGACCAGACAAGGGGCGCTGGATGGGCTTAAGACGGCAATGGCCACACGGATCCTGTATGAGTTCATCTCGGAGAGAAGGATGACCATCACAGACAGCATCGAACGCTGCCTCAAGAAAG GCAAAGGCGAGGAGCAGCGGGCGGCAGCTTCTTTAGCCTGCCTGCTGTGCATCCAGCTGGGCTCGGGCATCGAGAGCGAGGAGGTGTTCAAGACCCTGAAACCAATCTTCAAAAACATTCTGGCAGACGGATCAGCCAACATACAAGCCAGGCAGGCT GTTGCGACAAGTCTGGGTCTGTGTACTTTAGTTGCAGAAGATGACATTTTG GACGTGCATGCCACCATGGAATGCTTTGAGAACCTGTTCACCCGGTCCTACGCGAGGATGGATGGTACCTGTCCTTTGATCAATCCCCAGACGAGCCAGCTCCACACCAACGCCCTGCTGTCCTGGGCTCTGCTGCTCACCATCTGCACTGCCAACCAGCTCAAAGACATCCTGCGCAA acACCTGCCAAAACTGCCAAGATTGCTGGAAAGTGAGGATGTCAACATGAGGATTGCTGCAGGGGAGACCATTGCGCTGCTTTTTGAGTTGGCCAGAGACCTGGACGCT GAGTTTGAGTTTGATGACTGGGACCAACTGTGTGACAAACTGAACGCGTTAGCCACGGACTGTAACAAGCACAGAGCCAAGACCGACAAGAGGAAGCAGCGGTCGGTGTTTAGGGACGTACTGAAAGCTGTTGAG GAGGGCGACTTCCAGTCTGAGGCCATTCGCTTCGGGACTGAGCGCATGACCATTGACAGCTGGGTCCGAAAGAGGACATATGATGCCTTCAGGGAGTTTGTGGGCTCTGGGATGAACTACCACCTACAG GCCAATGAATTCATCAGAGACGTGTTTGAACTGGGACCACCTATGCTGGTTGATTCAGCCACAATAAAGGCCATGAAAATCCCTCGCTTTGAAAGG cATCTCCACAACTCTGCTGCATTCAAGGCTCGGACCAAGGCCAGAAACAAGTTCAGGGACAAGAGGGTGGATGTGGGAgaattttaa